A portion of the Bombus terrestris chromosome 3, iyBomTerr1.2, whole genome shotgun sequence genome contains these proteins:
- the LOC100648852 gene encoding endonuclease G, mitochondrial, translated as MTTVTRIILKLSAATGVGFAGWCLGKFSEQKRHLNADIKNNGSHIVSNVNIKEMPGLPLFGTVSAAVPMEVDTNMGSKLSSTATRVSEIMKYGFPGLDHVRSYEDFVLSYDRRNRVAHWVFEHLNKDRLQPNEEISRSKCEFKPDLSIHPFFRSENHDYKGSGYDRGHLAAAGNHKCAQSHIDQTFFLTNMAPQVGVGFNRDSWNRLEKYVRHLTKVYKDVYVCTGPLYLPKIEANGKKYVRYEVIGTNHVAVPTHFYKIVVGETHDSKLEMEAFVMPNTPIDDNVPLTNFQVPPESIERAAGLLFFDKISRDKLSKINGKNVR; from the exons ATGACAACAGTAACGCGAATTATATTGAAATTGAGTGCTGCAACTGGCGTAGGTTTTGCTGGTTGGTGTTTAGGGAAATTTTCAGAACAGAAACGACATTTGAATGCAGATATAAAAAACAATGGAAGTCATATTGTTTCGAATGTAAACATCAAAGAAATGCCTGGTTTACCTTTATTTGGAACTGTTTCTGCAGCAGTTCCTATGGAAGTTGATACAAATATGGGTTCAAAATTGTCATCGACAGCTACAAGAGTATCAGAA aTTATGAAGTATGGTTTCCCTGGATTGGATCATGTTAGATCTTACGAAGATTTTGTCCTTTCTTATGATAGAAGAAATAGGGTAGCTCATTGGGTCTTTGAACATTTAAATAAAGATAGATTACAACCCAATGAGGAGATATCACGTAGTAAGTGTGAATTCAAACCTGACCTAAGTATACATCCTTTTTTTAG atCAGAAAATCATGATTACAAAGGCAGTGGATACGATCGTGGACATTTAGCAGCAGCTGGGAATCACAAGTGTGCTCAAAGTCACATAGATCAGACATTTTTCCTAACGAACATGGCACCGCAAGTAGGTGTGGGTTTCAACAGGGATTCTTGGAATAGATTGGAAAAATATGTTAGGCACTTAACTAAAGTTTATAAGGATGTATATGTCTGTACTGGTCCTTTATATTTGCCAAA AATAGAGGCTAATGGGAAAAAATATGTTCGATATGAAGTTATTGGCACAAATCATGTAGCAGTACCTactcatttttataaaatagttgTTGGCGAAACACATGATTCTAAATTAGAAATGGAAGCATTTGTAATGCCAAATACTCCTATAGATGACAATGTACCTTTAACAAATTTCCag GTACCACCAGAAAGTATAGAACGGGCTGCTGGacttttattttttgataagaTCTCACGTGataaattaagtaaaataaatggaaaaaatgTTCGATAA